Proteins found in one Geomonas subterranea genomic segment:
- a CDS encoding NAD(P)/FAD-dependent oxidoreductase, translating to MPFLLRNLTLSPGVEESALRPLAAARLGVRESEITALTLVRKGVDARKKGAIKLVYTVQVTLRDESRVRTGEDLTRVEAAAPPRFPKLASAGRIVIVGMGPAGLFAALRLAEYGLTARVLERGRDVDRRSTDVSRFWRLGDLCEESNVQFGEGGAGTFSDGKLTTRVKDPNCGWVLERLVQFGAPPEILYAAKPHIGTDRLRAVVRGIRERLLESGFHIGFESRLTGIGMTGGEVKSVVVNDAGEEPCDSLVLAPGHSARDTYAMLHGLGVALEQKPFAVGLRVEHPQALINEIQYGRNAHPSLPPAEYAQTYNNEATGRSAYSFCMCPGGVVVAAASEAGGVVVNGMSGYRRNGPYANSALVATVGPADFAGSSPLAGVEFQRELERRAFVAGGSGYRAPAQSLLDFIGRGGRGIRSSYRPGVTEYDLASLLPVPVAATLREGIEQFDRRMRGFVSAEATLTGVETRTSAPLRILRGADLQSLSHRGLYPTGEGAGYAGGIMSAALDGIRVADAIAARIAAS from the coding sequence ATGCCATTTCTGCTACGAAACCTCACCCTGAGCCCCGGGGTGGAGGAGAGTGCGCTACGCCCGCTGGCAGCTGCCAGGCTGGGGGTGCGCGAATCCGAGATCACGGCGCTCACCCTGGTTAGAAAGGGTGTGGACGCCAGGAAAAAGGGTGCCATCAAGCTGGTGTACACGGTCCAGGTGACGCTCAGGGACGAATCGCGGGTACGCACCGGCGAAGACCTGACGCGGGTCGAGGCGGCAGCGCCTCCCCGTTTCCCGAAACTCGCCTCCGCCGGGCGCATCGTCATCGTCGGCATGGGGCCGGCGGGGCTCTTCGCGGCGCTGCGGCTCGCCGAATACGGCCTCACCGCCCGGGTCCTCGAGCGGGGGCGCGACGTGGACCGGCGCTCCACCGACGTGTCGCGCTTTTGGCGCCTGGGCGATTTGTGCGAAGAGAGCAACGTGCAGTTCGGCGAGGGGGGAGCCGGGACCTTCTCCGACGGCAAGCTCACCACCAGGGTCAAGGACCCCAACTGCGGCTGGGTGCTCGAGCGCCTGGTTCAATTCGGCGCGCCTCCCGAGATCCTCTACGCCGCCAAGCCCCATATCGGCACCGACCGCCTGCGCGCCGTGGTGCGCGGCATCCGGGAGCGGCTCCTCGAGAGCGGTTTCCATATCGGCTTCGAGAGCCGCCTCACCGGCATCGGGATGACCGGAGGGGAGGTGAAGAGCGTGGTGGTGAACGACGCCGGCGAGGAGCCGTGCGACTCCCTGGTGCTGGCGCCAGGTCACAGCGCGCGCGACACCTACGCCATGCTGCACGGGCTTGGGGTCGCCCTCGAACAGAAGCCGTTCGCGGTGGGGCTCCGGGTGGAGCACCCGCAGGCGCTCATCAACGAGATCCAGTACGGCCGCAACGCGCATCCCTCGCTGCCGCCGGCCGAGTACGCCCAGACCTACAACAACGAGGCGACCGGGCGCTCCGCCTATTCCTTCTGCATGTGTCCCGGCGGAGTGGTCGTCGCGGCCGCCTCCGAGGCGGGGGGGGTGGTGGTGAACGGCATGAGCGGCTACCGCAGAAACGGTCCCTACGCGAACAGCGCCCTGGTGGCCACCGTGGGGCCGGCAGATTTTGCGGGGAGCTCGCCGCTTGCGGGGGTCGAGTTCCAGCGCGAGCTGGAGCGGCGTGCCTTCGTCGCGGGTGGCAGCGGCTACCGCGCCCCGGCGCAGAGCCTGCTCGACTTCATCGGCCGGGGGGGAAGGGGGATACGTTCCAGCTACCGTCCCGGCGTGACCGAATACGACCTCGCCTCGCTCCTGCCGGTCCCGGTCGCAGCGACGCTCAGGGAGGGAATCGAGCAGTTCGACCGCAGGATGCGCGGCTTCGTGAGCGCCGAGGCGACCCTCACCGGGGTCGAGACCCGGACCTCCGCCCCCTTGCGCATCTTGCGCGGCGCGGACCTGCAGTCCCTGAGCCACCGCGGCCTCTACCCCACCGGGGAGGGGGCCGGCTATGCCGGAGGCATCATGAGCGCCGCCCTGGACGGCATACGGGTGGCCGACGCCATCGCGGCGCGGATCGCCGCCTCCTGA